The segment CACCAAGAAATTGAAAGAACTGGTGATCGTACGTACTACCCAACTCAACCGCTGCGAGTATTGACTGGCCTCTCATACCGTCTTGGCAAGACGGCTGGGCTGGACGGACGATCAGATTACGAATCTCACAGATTTTGAGAAGCGCTCCGACTTCACGGAAGCAGAGAAAGCGGCTTTGCGCCTGACGGAACGCATGACCCTGGACGCACACAAAGTAGACGAAGAGTTGTGGAAGCAGTTGCGTCAACATTTTGACGAGGGTGAAGTCGTGGAATTGTGCGCGGCCATTGGGCTGTTCAATTATTTCAACCGGTTCAATGACGCGCTGCAGATGGAACCAACGAAGTAGGAAGCCCGAAGGAATAAACCGTAGTAGCAAATAAGTTCACCGACACATCCATATTGCCGAAAGGATGCATCAGCCGCTATTTGCTCTCTACACTCACGAGGAAACTATACGTATTGGTGGCTCCGGCCTTCGAAGGCCAATCGCCCTCCGCGCCTAAGAGAAACACTGTTGCCTGGTCAAAGCGGTAATCGATCTTTGCGCTGGACATCCGCGGCACACCCCAGGCGTGGGCCAGGGATTTTGGAAACCCGTCTACGGGTAGCGGGGTACCCTGCGGATATAAATCGAAAGATGCGTCCGAGTTTCCACTCCCTACTGTGATTGAGATATGTAGCGTGCCTCCATTCACAAACCGGCTTGCATCCAGCCTGATAAGCCGGTACTTGTGTTTCCCATCCCCCGGGGCGATGAGAGTTCCCTGGCCGGAAAAACTTTCACCGGGAACCAGGCGGACGGTCGTGTCGGGATTCACACTGACGTCATCGCTGGTAAAGACTTTGGTGGGGGAAGATCCGTTCTTGCCTTGTTGCTTGCGGACCTTGCGTGCGGCGTCGCCCAGCGACTGTCCGCAGCAGACACTGCCGATCAGCAAGAGGATGGACAAAATTCCTGAAGTGAGTCGCTGCATGAAAACCTCCCACGATTACTCCGCTCATTCGTTAGGCCCACGATGTGCGATCCGCAGCCCCAAATTTTCCATAAACCTGAGGCGGGGGCTGAAAAGGCCAGCTTTCGATGAGAGGCTAACAAAAATCTTCTGGAATCGCCATCTTTTAACCCCATACTTCTCACACCAGCCCTTTCTTCAACTCTTCCAGCGGATACTTTGTTCCCCGCCAGGTGATGCCACCGGTCCACTGGGTCACACAAGCTGAGCGCAGCATGGCATAAATCACCAGCACGGTCCCCACCGGATGAGTGAATACATAGAGCGGTGAGATAGGAGCGTGGAAAGACATTGCCACATAGAAACAAAAGATTGCGGCCAGGGCCAGCAAGAAGCCTGCTTTGCTCCATCCGGGGGCCAGTACCGCTCCGGCATAGGGCAGCAAAAAGAAAAAAATCATTGCCAGGATGATGAGCAGCGCTCGCCACCATTGAAATTCAACAAACGCAAAAAAGTTCTTGGTGACGTTGCGGACGAAGCCAAAGGCCCCCACAATCCAGCGGATACTGATCAGACCGGGGCCGAGGGCGCAGCGCTGGGTAAACCCATTTTCTTTGACCAGCTTGCCCAGCTTCATGTCTTCAACTACCTCCATACGCAGCGCGCGAAAGCTCCCTATCCGCTCATAGACGGAGCGGCGGACCATGTTGAATACTCCTCCGCCCATGTACTGGCGCGAGGTGGGATCGGCTGCCTTCCAGGGACGATATCCCAGGACCATAAAGCTTCCGAATAAACTCATCATCATGCGCTCGCCCGGACTGCGCATTTCCATTTCAGGAACCAAAGTGAGGTGGTCGGTGCGTACGGCTTCGGCATAGGCGAGGGCGCGGCGCACCGAATCGGTGCGAAAAATCACATCGGCATCTGTAAACAGCAGCCAATCACCGCTGGCCTGCTGTGCTGCCTTCCACATGGCGTGCGGCTTGCCAAGCCAGTTGGCGGGAAGTTCGGCAATATGAATCACGCGGAGTTTGCCATTGGAAGCCGCAGCAAGGCGATCCATGATCTCGCCGGTGCGGTCGGCGGAGCGGTCATTGACAGCGATGATCTCGTAATTCTTGTAATCCAGATGGAGCAGCGATGTCAGCGCCGATTCGATGTTCTCCGCTTCATTCAACGCTGGAACTATGATGCTCACTCGCGGCTGGAATATTTGCACGTCCCACTCAGGCTGGCTGATATTGGCGATCTTGCGCATACCCCATGCGGTCTCGATCAGCCGCCAGGACCACAGAAAGCCGAGGATGCCCCCGGTGATCCAATAAAACCAATCGGCGTGGAACGCATGAAAGATCATTTGGAACCGACGTCGGCGGGGATTGCTTCCTGGTTGATGGGGACTGCAGGCGCAAAGCGCATGCCGTAGAACAAAACCGCGCCGGAGAATGCACATGCGACCATGGCGGGGATAAAGGCAATCGGTAATGAGCTGTGGTCGGAGATGAATCCCATTAGGGGCGGCGAGGGGATGTCTCCAAGAATGTGAATCACAAATAA is part of the Terriglobales bacterium genome and harbors:
- a CDS encoding glycosyltransferase family 2 protein yields the protein MIFHAFHADWFYWITGGILGFLWSWRLIETAWGMRKIANISQPEWDVQIFQPRVSIIVPALNEAENIESALTSLLHLDYKNYEIIAVNDRSADRTGEIMDRLAAASNGKLRVIHIAELPANWLGKPHAMWKAAQQASGDWLLFTDADVIFRTDSVRRALAYAEAVRTDHLTLVPEMEMRSPGERMMMSLFGSFMVLGYRPWKAADPTSRQYMGGGVFNMVRRSVYERIGSFRALRMEVVEDMKLGKLVKENGFTQRCALGPGLISIRWIVGAFGFVRNVTKNFFAFVEFQWWRALLIILAMIFFFLLPYAGAVLAPGWSKAGFLLALAAIFCFYVAMSFHAPISPLYVFTHPVGTVLVIYAMLRSACVTQWTGGITWRGTKYPLEELKKGLV